From Myxococcus stipitatus, one genomic window encodes:
- a CDS encoding FAD-dependent oxidoreductase, translating to MDDTRIHRSLWTVTTPPRDFPALNADLSVDVAIIGGGVAGLTTALLLKRAGKRVAVLEMHRILSGQTGQTTAHLTELLDTPYSSLRQDFGEKGARLAAMSSRVALEQIATLVETLQLDCGFQRVPGFRYAETARELESLERELPAARDAGLIASVVRTAPLPFPVKGAMRVEDQALFHPRQYLLGLADRIPGDGSHLFEGTRVTDIHDGRPCRVVTDRGTVNATAVVEATHSPLNRVSLQTRLYPYRTYAVAGPLEGPLEPGLYYDSQDPYHYSRTQVVDGRAYLVVGGEDHKVGAEEDTDRRYAALADYTLRRFPVRQLTHRWSGQVIEPVDGLPFIGRNGSSRHVYVATGFSGTGMTFGTLAGMLLTDLILGNESPFAALYSHSRKKPLAGVKDFIQENADVAFRFVADRLARPEGRHLSDVAPGEAKVLEVEGQKVAVYREPDGTAHAVSPVCTHLGCHVHWNGAERSWDCPCHGARYSPTGKVLNGPAMKDLPSRKLPE from the coding sequence ATGGACGACACGCGCATCCACAGGTCGCTCTGGACGGTGACGACGCCCCCGCGCGACTTCCCGGCGCTGAACGCGGACCTCTCGGTCGACGTGGCCATCATCGGCGGGGGTGTCGCGGGCCTGACGACGGCCTTGCTGCTCAAGCGCGCCGGCAAGCGGGTGGCGGTGCTGGAGATGCACCGCATCCTGTCGGGGCAGACGGGGCAGACGACCGCCCACCTCACGGAGCTGCTGGACACGCCCTATTCCTCGCTGCGCCAGGACTTCGGCGAGAAGGGCGCGCGGCTGGCCGCCATGTCCAGCCGGGTGGCGCTGGAGCAGATCGCCACGCTCGTCGAGACGTTGCAGCTGGACTGCGGCTTCCAGCGGGTGCCGGGCTTCCGCTACGCGGAGACGGCGCGGGAGCTGGAGTCGCTGGAGCGGGAGCTGCCCGCGGCGCGCGACGCGGGGCTCATCGCCTCCGTGGTCCGTACCGCGCCGCTGCCGTTCCCCGTGAAGGGCGCCATGCGGGTGGAGGACCAGGCCCTGTTCCATCCTCGCCAGTACCTGCTGGGGCTCGCCGACCGCATCCCTGGCGACGGCAGCCACCTCTTCGAGGGCACGCGGGTGACGGACATCCACGACGGGCGCCCGTGCCGTGTCGTCACCGACCGGGGCACCGTCAACGCCACCGCCGTGGTGGAGGCCACCCATTCGCCGCTCAACCGCGTCTCCTTGCAGACGCGGTTGTATCCGTACCGCACCTACGCGGTGGCCGGGCCGCTGGAGGGGCCGCTGGAGCCGGGGCTGTACTACGACTCCCAGGACCCCTATCACTACAGCCGCACGCAGGTCGTGGACGGGCGCGCGTACCTCGTCGTCGGCGGCGAGGACCACAAGGTGGGCGCGGAGGAGGACACCGACCGGCGCTACGCCGCGCTCGCGGACTACACCCTCCGGCGCTTCCCGGTGCGGCAGCTCACCCATCGCTGGTCCGGACAGGTCATCGAGCCGGTGGATGGCCTGCCCTTCATCGGCCGCAACGGCTCGAGCCGACACGTCTACGTCGCCACGGGGTTCTCCGGGACGGGCATGACGTTCGGCACGCTGGCGGGCATGCTGCTCACCGACCTCATCCTCGGCAACGAGAGTCCCTTCGCCGCGCTGTATTCGCACTCGCGCAAGAAGCCGCTGGCGGGCGTGAAGGACTTCATCCAGGAGAACGCGGACGTGGCCTTCCGCTTCGTGGCGGACCGGCTGGCGCGTCCGGAGGGACGGCACCTGTCCGACGTCGCCCCGGGTGAGGCGAAGGTGCTGGAGGTGGAGGGCCAGAAGGTGGCGGTCTACCGCGAACCGGACGGCACCGCGCACGCGGTGTCCCCCGTGTGCACGCACCTGGGCTGCCACGTCCACTGGAACGGCGCGGAGCGCTCCTGGGACTGCCCCTGTCACGGCGCGCGCTACAGCCCCACGGGGAAGGTCCTCAACGGCCCGGCGATGAAGGACCTGCCGTCGCGAAAGCTCCCCGAGTAG
- a CDS encoding hemerythrin domain-containing protein, whose protein sequence is MNALELLTRQHDEVKELFERYEKLPDHADARRRELFVMIADRLGAHTAIEEQFFYPAAKARDTEDLLREALEEHLSAKRIIADLLEMEPDDPEFDAKMMVLKEQVEHHVEEEEGDLFKKVRKLLSREALDDLGIQMELEFEDLMEAGPRRQVPEQTEHAAPL, encoded by the coding sequence ATGAACGCACTGGAACTGCTGACCCGGCAGCACGACGAGGTGAAGGAACTCTTCGAGCGGTACGAGAAGCTCCCCGACCACGCCGACGCCCGGCGCCGGGAGCTGTTCGTGATGATCGCCGACCGGCTGGGCGCGCACACCGCCATCGAGGAGCAGTTCTTCTATCCGGCCGCCAAGGCCCGTGACACGGAGGACCTGCTGCGCGAGGCCCTCGAGGAGCACCTGTCCGCCAAGCGCATCATCGCGGACCTGCTCGAGATGGAGCCGGATGACCCGGAGTTCGACGCCAAGATGATGGTGCTCAAGGAGCAGGTCGAACACCACGTCGAGGAGGAGGAGGGCGACCTCTTCAAGAAGGTCCGCAAGCTCCTGTCGCGCGAGGCGCTGGACGACCTGGGCATCCAGATGGAGCTGGAGTTCGAGGACCTGATGGAGGCCGGGCCCCGGCGCCAGGTGCCGGAGCAGACGGAACACGCCGCGCCGCTCTGA
- a CDS encoding DNA-3-methyladenine glycosylase family protein, which produces MPRSAPTAPRLPEAFTPAVRRSLARADPTLGALMKRVGPFRMELSPLHSPFAALARSIVFQQLHGRAATTIFERVSTCVGTGRKFTPQALLATPESTLREAGLSANKLAAMQDLARKSLDGTVPPLSKVRRMDDAALIEHLTQVRGIGQWTVEMLLIFRLGRPDVLPVDDYGVRKGFMLAYGQPEMPRPKALLEYGERWRPWRTVVSWYLWRATELSWDS; this is translated from the coding sequence ATGCCGCGTTCCGCTCCCACCGCCCCGCGCCTGCCCGAAGCCTTCACGCCCGCCGTCCGCCGCTCCCTGGCCCGCGCCGACCCGACGCTGGGCGCGCTGATGAAGCGGGTGGGGCCGTTCCGCATGGAGCTGAGCCCCCTGCACAGCCCCTTCGCGGCCCTGGCCCGCTCCATCGTCTTCCAGCAGCTGCATGGCCGCGCCGCCACCACCATCTTCGAGCGGGTGAGCACGTGCGTGGGCACCGGACGCAAGTTCACGCCCCAGGCGTTGCTCGCCACCCCGGAGAGCACGCTGCGCGAGGCGGGGTTGTCCGCCAACAAGCTCGCCGCGATGCAAGACCTGGCGCGCAAGTCGCTGGATGGCACCGTGCCTCCCTTGTCCAAGGTGAGGCGCATGGACGACGCGGCGCTCATCGAACACCTCACCCAGGTGCGGGGCATCGGCCAGTGGACGGTGGAGATGCTGCTCATCTTCCGCCTGGGCCGGCCGGACGTGCTGCCCGTGGACGACTACGGCGTGCGCAAGGGCTTCATGCTCGCGTACGGCCAGCCGGAGATGCCCCGTCCGAAGGCGCTGCTGGAGTACGGCGAGCGCTGGCGCCCCTGGCGCACGGTGGTGAGCTGGTACCTGTGGCGGGCCACCGAGCTCTCGTGGGACTCGTAG
- a CDS encoding zinc-dependent alcohol dehydrogenase, producing MRALSYQGPFRVRVEDKPDPRLEHPQDVILKVTRTAICGSDLHLLHGMVPDTRVGHTFGHEFTGEVEELGSEVTQLRKGDRVVVPFNISCGSCFYCQRNLTALCENSNPESDIACGVYGYSHTTGGYDGAQAQYVRVPFADVGPMKIPDGMEDEEALFLGDILPTGYMGAEMGEIKGGETVVVFGAGPVGLFAMRSAWLMGAGRVVAVDCVQYRLDFAARYARVETVNFREVEDIVLYLKELFDGRGPDVCIDAVGMEAEGSKTRRVLGLGLKLEAGAPTVLTWCIDAVRKGGNVSIVGVYGPPWNVLPIGTAMNKGLTLRMNQCNVRRYMPHLMEHIRDGRIDAKGIITHRFSLEQAPEAYHLFANKQDHCVKCVLTPH from the coding sequence ATGCGCGCACTGAGCTATCAAGGGCCCTTCCGGGTCCGCGTCGAGGACAAGCCGGACCCTCGCCTCGAGCACCCGCAGGACGTCATCCTCAAGGTGACCCGCACGGCCATCTGTGGCTCCGACCTGCACCTGCTCCACGGCATGGTGCCGGACACCCGCGTGGGCCACACCTTCGGCCACGAGTTCACCGGCGAGGTGGAGGAGCTGGGGTCGGAGGTGACGCAGCTGCGCAAGGGGGACCGCGTCGTGGTGCCCTTCAACATCTCCTGCGGGAGCTGCTTCTACTGCCAGCGCAACCTGACGGCCCTGTGTGAGAACAGCAACCCGGAGAGCGACATCGCGTGTGGCGTGTATGGCTATTCGCACACCACGGGGGGCTATGACGGCGCGCAGGCGCAGTACGTGCGCGTCCCCTTCGCGGACGTGGGCCCCATGAAGATTCCCGATGGCATGGAGGACGAGGAGGCGCTGTTCCTGGGCGACATCCTCCCCACCGGGTACATGGGCGCGGAGATGGGGGAGATCAAGGGCGGCGAGACGGTGGTGGTGTTCGGCGCCGGGCCGGTGGGGTTGTTCGCCATGCGCTCCGCGTGGCTGATGGGGGCCGGGCGCGTGGTGGCCGTGGATTGCGTGCAGTACCGGCTCGACTTCGCCGCGCGCTACGCGAGGGTGGAGACGGTGAACTTCCGGGAGGTGGAGGACATCGTCCTGTATCTGAAGGAGCTGTTCGACGGGCGGGGCCCGGACGTGTGCATCGACGCGGTGGGCATGGAGGCGGAGGGCTCCAAGACGCGTCGAGTGCTGGGGCTGGGCCTGAAGCTGGAGGCCGGCGCTCCCACGGTGCTGACCTGGTGCATCGATGCGGTGCGCAAGGGAGGCAATGTCTCCATCGTCGGGGTGTATGGGCCTCCGTGGAACGTGCTGCCCATCGGCACGGCGATGAACAAGGGGCTCACGCTGCGGATGAACCAGTGCAACGTGCGCCGCTACATGCCGCACCTGATGGAGCACATCCGCGACGGCCGCATCGACGCGAAGGGCATCATCACCCACCGCTTCTCCCTGGAGCAGGCCCCGGAGGCCTACCACCTGTTCGCGAACAAGCAGGACCACTGCGTCAAGTGTGTGCTCACGCCGCACTGA
- a CDS encoding MFS transporter gives MRLPPYRLVVLCVLYFVQGLPFGFQATALPVYLRAQGASLAALGFVGVLALPWGLKALWAPWVDRFHSPRWGRRRSWVLPMQAGLTLTCAVAALFVTDGALRPLLVLVLVMNFFAATQDIAVDGFAVDHLRPEELGLGNAIQVVGYKLGMLTGGGLLVWASRYIGWPGLFLSMSALCLLALGVTLSFRETSSSRPRDVADSAPDEPALTWPMMRERLGAVLRVPGIGWLLLFIATYKLGETMADVLYKPFLLDSGIPDWRIGQWVGTWGNVASILGSVAGGLLATRMPVLGALGLTAALRVFPLVGRWWLATHGVTDASVIGVTLCEELVGGALTTVMFAFMMSRVDRRIGATHYTLLASLEVWGKAPAAPLAGWLADPVHGLGLGYAFVFLLGAVLSVAFLALLVPIARQQPPTPAPLAPTG, from the coding sequence ATGAGACTTCCGCCCTACCGGCTGGTGGTGCTGTGCGTCCTCTACTTCGTGCAGGGCCTGCCCTTCGGCTTCCAGGCGACGGCGCTCCCGGTCTACCTCCGCGCCCAGGGGGCCTCGCTCGCGGCGCTGGGCTTCGTGGGCGTGCTGGCGCTGCCCTGGGGATTGAAGGCGCTGTGGGCGCCCTGGGTGGACCGCTTCCATTCTCCGCGTTGGGGGCGGCGGCGCTCGTGGGTCCTCCCCATGCAGGCGGGCCTCACGCTGACGTGCGCCGTGGCGGCGCTCTTCGTCACGGATGGGGCGCTGCGGCCGCTGTTGGTCCTCGTCCTGGTGATGAACTTCTTCGCGGCCACGCAGGACATCGCGGTGGATGGCTTCGCGGTGGACCACCTGCGCCCGGAGGAGCTGGGTCTGGGCAACGCCATCCAGGTCGTGGGTTACAAGCTGGGGATGCTCACGGGCGGCGGGCTGCTCGTCTGGGCCAGTCGATACATCGGGTGGCCGGGGTTGTTCCTCTCCATGTCGGCGTTGTGCCTGCTGGCGCTCGGGGTGACGTTGAGCTTCCGGGAGACGTCTTCGTCACGTCCGCGCGACGTCGCTGACAGCGCGCCGGACGAGCCCGCCCTGACGTGGCCGATGATGCGGGAGCGCCTGGGGGCGGTGCTCCGCGTGCCGGGGATTGGCTGGCTGCTCTTGTTCATCGCCACGTACAAGCTGGGCGAGACGATGGCGGACGTGCTCTACAAGCCCTTCCTCCTCGATTCGGGCATCCCCGACTGGCGGATAGGCCAGTGGGTGGGGACCTGGGGGAACGTGGCCTCCATCCTCGGCTCTGTCGCGGGCGGGCTGCTGGCCACGCGCATGCCGGTGCTCGGCGCGCTGGGGCTCACCGCGGCGCTGCGCGTGTTCCCGCTGGTGGGGCGCTGGTGGCTGGCCACCCATGGCGTCACGGACGCGAGCGTCATCGGCGTCACATTGTGCGAGGAGCTGGTCGGCGGCGCGCTCACCACGGTGATGTTCGCGTTCATGATGTCGCGCGTGGACCGGCGCATCGGCGCCACGCACTACACGCTGCTGGCCAGCCTCGAGGTCTGGGGCAAGGCCCCCGCCGCGCCGCTCGCGGGTTGGCTCGCGGACCCCGTGCACGGGCTCGGCCTGGGCTACGCCTTCGTCTTCCTGCTCGGCGCCGTGCTGTCCGTCGCCTTCCTCGCGCTGCTCGTCCCCATCGCCCGCCAGCAACCGCCCACGCCCGCCCCACTGGCGCCCACCGGCTGA
- a CDS encoding pyridoxal phosphate-dependent aminotransferase, whose amino-acid sequence MSDDVTIPAFRSVPRTGVIYVTTEATRRGYRSSDPDWCNLGQGQPETGELPGAPARLNTVTIDVADMEYAPVAGLWDIREAIAGLYNRLYRRGMPSQYSAENVCLSGGGRAALTRAAASLGSVNLGHFLPDYTAYEELLDVFKAFTAIPILLEGERGYNFTHEDLRREVQGRGLSALLFSNPCNPTGKLVQGDELARWVGVAREQECTLLIDEFYSHYIWTGRPGHLPVESAARYVEDVNRDPIVLFDGFTKNWRYPGWRMTWTVGPRQVIDTVASAGSFLDGGGSRPLQRAAIPLLQEDVVVAETQAIHATFREKRDRFHSRLERLGIRTDRAPDGTFYVWGNVSGLPAPLNDGMGFFRAALEEKIIAVPGEFFDVNPGKRRARPSRFRNYVRLSFGPSMEVLEKALGRLEALILRHSRG is encoded by the coding sequence GTGAGCGACGACGTCACGATTCCAGCGTTCCGCTCCGTGCCACGCACGGGCGTCATCTACGTCACCACCGAGGCCACCCGCCGAGGCTACCGTTCGAGCGACCCGGACTGGTGCAACCTCGGGCAGGGCCAGCCGGAGACGGGCGAGCTGCCCGGCGCTCCGGCGCGGCTGAACACCGTCACCATCGACGTGGCGGACATGGAGTACGCCCCCGTGGCCGGCCTGTGGGACATCCGCGAGGCCATCGCGGGGCTCTACAACCGGCTGTATCGCCGGGGCATGCCCAGCCAGTACAGCGCGGAGAACGTGTGTCTCTCCGGTGGCGGACGGGCCGCCCTCACCCGCGCGGCGGCGAGCCTGGGCTCCGTCAACCTGGGCCACTTCCTGCCGGACTACACCGCCTACGAGGAGCTGCTGGACGTCTTCAAGGCGTTCACCGCCATCCCCATCCTCCTGGAGGGTGAGCGCGGCTACAACTTCACGCACGAGGACCTGCGGCGCGAGGTGCAGGGGCGCGGGCTGTCCGCCCTGCTCTTCTCCAACCCCTGCAACCCCACCGGCAAGCTGGTGCAGGGCGACGAGCTGGCGCGCTGGGTGGGCGTGGCCCGCGAGCAGGAGTGCACGCTGCTCATCGACGAGTTCTATTCGCACTACATCTGGACGGGCCGCCCCGGCCACCTGCCGGTGGAGAGCGCCGCGCGCTACGTGGAGGACGTGAACCGCGACCCCATCGTCCTCTTCGACGGCTTCACCAAGAACTGGCGCTACCCGGGCTGGCGCATGACGTGGACCGTGGGCCCCCGGCAGGTCATCGACACCGTCGCCAGCGCGGGCAGCTTCCTCGACGGCGGCGGCAGCCGTCCGCTCCAGCGCGCCGCCATCCCCCTGCTCCAGGAGGACGTCGTGGTGGCGGAGACACAGGCCATCCACGCGACGTTCCGCGAGAAGCGCGACCGCTTCCACTCCCGGCTGGAGCGGCTGGGCATCCGCACGGACCGCGCGCCGGACGGGACGTTCTACGTCTGGGGCAACGTGTCCGGGCTGCCGGCGCCGCTCAACGACGGCATGGGCTTCTTCCGCGCCGCGCTGGAGGAGAAGATCATCGCCGTGCCCGGCGAGTTCTTCGACGTGAACCCCGGCAAGCGCCGCGCCCGGCCCTCGCGCTTCCGCAACTACGTGCGCCTGTCCTTCGGCCCGTCGATGGAGGTCCTGGAGAAGGCGCTCGGTCGGCTGGAGGCCCTGATTCTCCGGCACTCGCGCGGCTGA
- the dps gene encoding DNA starvation/stationary phase protection protein Dps has product MKTQNERKTVMYRSPSPLPEKTRSAIVDSLNARLADGLDLHSQIKVAHWNIKGPQFAALHPLFETFAVSLANHNDSIAERAVTLGGKAYGTSRHVGKASRLPEYPQETTRDLEHVKLLAERIEVYLEGLRDSRKLFVEVDDADSEDLATGIIVEFEKHAWFLRASLEG; this is encoded by the coding sequence GTGAAGACCCAGAACGAAAGGAAGACCGTCATGTACCGCAGCCCCAGCCCCCTCCCCGAGAAGACCCGCTCCGCCATCGTCGACTCCCTCAACGCGCGCCTGGCGGACGGCCTGGACCTGCACTCGCAGATCAAGGTCGCCCACTGGAACATCAAGGGCCCGCAGTTCGCCGCGCTCCACCCGCTGTTCGAGACCTTCGCGGTGAGCCTGGCCAACCACAACGACTCCATCGCCGAGCGCGCGGTGACGCTGGGCGGGAAGGCCTACGGCACCAGCCGCCACGTGGGCAAGGCGAGCCGCCTGCCGGAATACCCGCAGGAGACGACGCGGGACCTGGAGCACGTGAAGCTGCTGGCCGAGCGCATCGAGGTCTACCTCGAGGGCCTGCGCGACAGCCGCAAGCTCTTCGTCGAGGTGGACGACGCGGACTCCGAGGACCTGGCCACCGGCATCATCGTGGAGTTCGAGAAGCACGCCTGGTTCCTGCGCGCCTCGCTGGAGGGATGA
- a CDS encoding carboxymuconolactone decarboxylase family protein — translation MASLEVVRSELADAHKDTRLNLQAVLEGGSLTPEQRWGVAVASAYAVRNERLKEAMLNEAKKALANPEPVIEDARAAASLMAMNNVYYRFRHMIGKESYSTKRAGLRMNRLAQVLTTKVDFELVCLAVSAINGCEMCMQSHEKVVLEGGLSEDQVHDAVRIAAVIHAAAVGLES, via the coding sequence ATGGCTTCGCTCGAAGTCGTCCGCTCCGAACTCGCGGACGCCCACAAGGACACCCGCCTCAACCTCCAGGCCGTCCTGGAAGGTGGCAGCCTCACCCCGGAGCAGCGTTGGGGCGTGGCCGTGGCATCGGCCTATGCCGTTCGTAACGAGCGGCTGAAGGAGGCGATGCTCAACGAGGCGAAGAAGGCCCTCGCGAACCCCGAGCCCGTCATCGAGGACGCGCGCGCCGCGGCCTCGCTGATGGCGATGAACAACGTCTACTACCGCTTCCGGCACATGATCGGGAAGGAGTCCTACTCGACCAAGCGCGCCGGACTGCGGATGAACAGACTCGCGCAGGTGCTGACCACCAAGGTGGACTTCGAGCTGGTCTGCCTCGCGGTGAGCGCCATCAACGGCTGCGAGATGTGCATGCAGTCCCACGAGAAGGTCGTCCTCGAGGGCGGCCTGTCGGAGGACCAGGTGCACGACGCGGTCCGCATCGCGGCGGTCATCCACGCCGCGGCGGTGGGCCTGGAGTCCTAG
- a CDS encoding peroxiredoxin: MLTVGDKIPNFKVKATVSLEKGKEFQEITNETFKGKWLVLFAWPKDFTFICPTEIAEFGKKNKDFADRDAQVLGLSTDSEFVHHAWRTHHPDLKNLPFPMLADLKHELCNALGILHKEEGVALRATFIADPEGIIRHVTVNDLSVGRNVAETVRTLDALQTDELCPCNWNKGEETLTQKLAKAG; the protein is encoded by the coding sequence ATGCTGACCGTTGGCGACAAGATCCCGAACTTCAAGGTCAAGGCCACCGTGAGCCTGGAGAAGGGCAAGGAGTTCCAGGAGATCACGAACGAGACCTTCAAGGGCAAGTGGCTGGTGCTGTTCGCCTGGCCGAAGGACTTCACCTTCATCTGCCCGACGGAGATCGCGGAGTTCGGCAAGAAGAACAAGGACTTTGCCGACCGTGACGCGCAGGTGCTGGGCCTGTCCACCGACAGCGAGTTCGTGCACCACGCGTGGCGCACGCACCACCCGGACCTGAAGAACCTGCCCTTCCCGATGCTGGCGGACCTGAAGCACGAGCTGTGCAACGCGCTGGGCATCCTCCACAAGGAGGAGGGCGTGGCGCTGCGCGCGACGTTCATCGCGGACCCCGAGGGCATCATCCGCCACGTGACGGTGAACGACCTGTCCGTGGGCCGCAACGTCGCGGAGACGGTGCGCACGCTGGACGCGCTCCAGACGGACGAGCTGTGCCCGTGCAACTGGAACAAGGGCGAGGAGACCCTCACCCAGAAGCTGGCGAAGGCGGGGTAA